Proteins encoded by one window of Listeria cossartiae subsp. cossartiae:
- a CDS encoding ParB/RepB/Spo0J family partition protein, translating to MPLNIAGLTIITGSAALIASSGANFSQDVNDLFSNIEKNKDKAKSDKSTKTAEATGGLGKNIENVNPSEIRISQTSVNGSDEIIASMKANGWKGDPIDVVRMPDGKLTTLDNTRVAAAREAGIDVQATIRNYDDLLPQDMVARFTTPKGVPKT from the coding sequence GTGCCACTCAATATAGCAGGATTAACCATAATCACAGGAAGTGCAGCTTTAATAGCAAGCAGCGGAGCTAACTTTTCCCAAGACGTGAATGATTTGTTTTCGAATATTGAGAAGAATAAAGACAAAGCGAAAAGTGATAAGTCAACAAAAACAGCAGAGGCAACTGGTGGACTTGGAAAGAATATTGAAAATGTTAACCCTTCGGAAATTAGGATTAGTCAAACTTCTGTAAATGGTTCTGATGAAATTATTGCTAGCATGAAAGCAAATGGTTGGAAAGGTGATCCAATTGATGTTGTGAGAATGCCTGATGGTAAATTAACTACTCTTGATAATACGAGAGTTGCAGCAGCTAGAGAGGCTGGAATAGACGTCCAAGCAACGATTAGAAATTATGATGACCTTTTACCACAGGATATGGTTGCAAGATTTACAACACCAAAAGGAGTTCCTAAGACATGA
- a CDS encoding RNA 2'-phosphotransferase, which produces MSNNINYTKLSKEVSYALRHAPWEYELELDKNGWVQIDQLLQAFHQFNEWQNVELDDLKVMIEKSEKKRHEIQGNSIRAFYGHSIPMKIVKEEAIPPEFLYHGTAYNFLSEIEKNGLSPMSRQYVHLSKDIETANLVGKRKDKNPIILEIRALEARNDGVNFYYGNENVWLADMIPSIFIAIKDK; this is translated from the coding sequence ATGTCTAATAATATAAACTATACAAAATTGAGTAAAGAAGTTTCTTATGCATTGCGTCATGCTCCATGGGAATATGAGTTAGAACTAGATAAAAATGGTTGGGTGCAGATTGACCAATTATTACAAGCCTTTCATCAGTTTAATGAATGGCAAAATGTAGAACTTGATGATTTAAAAGTAATGATCGAGAAATCAGAAAAAAAGAGGCACGAAATTCAAGGAAATAGTATTAGAGCTTTCTATGGACATTCTATACCAATGAAAATAGTAAAAGAAGAAGCTATTCCTCCTGAATTTCTGTACCATGGAACTGCATATAATTTTTTATCTGAAATTGAAAAAAATGGTTTATCTCCAATGTCTCGACAATATGTTCATTTATCTAAAGATATAGAAACAGCTAATTTAGTAGGGAAAAGAAAAGATAAAAATCCCATTATATTGGAGATAAGGGCATTAGAAGCACGGAATGATGGGGTGAATTTTTACTACGGTAACGAAAACGTATGGCTTGCAGACATGATACCTAGTATATTCATAGCAATCAAAGATAAATAA
- a CDS encoding glycosyltransferase: MGILNEKVAVLLPCYNEELTIGKVIDDFKQELPNADIYVYDNNSKDKTFEIAKAHGAIVRKEMRQGKGNVVRSMFADIDADYYLMVDGDDTYPAEYCHEILEVLRNKEANMVIGDRLSNGTYTEENKRNFHDFGNSLVRNTINRIFKSNLRDIMTGYRGFDRYFVKNMPVLSPGFEIETEMSIHALENRFLVKEIEIDYRDRPEGSESKLNTFSDGFRVIMTIVRLFKNSRPFLFFNLLASLFVLVGVLVGLPVIIQFAQIGLVLKFPSALLATGLIIMGMLFFVCGLILDTIAHRSRQSYFLELVKYRERNPLN; the protein is encoded by the coding sequence ATGGGAATCTTAAATGAGAAAGTAGCTGTACTCTTGCCTTGTTATAACGAGGAGCTTACAATTGGTAAGGTAATTGATGATTTTAAGCAAGAATTACCAAATGCGGATATTTATGTGTACGATAATAATTCTAAAGATAAAACATTTGAAATAGCGAAAGCGCATGGTGCTATCGTTCGAAAAGAAATGCGTCAAGGTAAAGGTAATGTAGTACGTTCTATGTTCGCGGATATTGATGCTGATTACTATTTAATGGTCGATGGTGACGATACCTATCCAGCAGAATACTGCCATGAAATATTAGAGGTGCTTCGCAATAAAGAAGCTAATATGGTTATTGGTGATCGCCTAAGTAATGGTACCTACACTGAAGAAAACAAAAGAAATTTCCATGACTTTGGCAACTCACTAGTACGTAATACAATAAATCGTATTTTCAAAAGTAACTTGAGAGATATCATGACAGGATATCGTGGCTTTGATCGTTATTTCGTTAAAAATATGCCAGTTTTAAGTCCTGGTTTTGAGATTGAAACTGAAATGAGTATTCACGCGCTAGAAAACCGCTTTTTAGTGAAAGAAATCGAAATTGATTACCGTGATCGCCCAGAAGGTAGTGAATCAAAACTAAACACATTTTCTGACGGTTTCAGAGTAATCATGACTATTGTAAGATTATTTAAAAATAGTCGTCCGTTTTTATTTTTCAATTTATTAGCTTCTTTGTTTGTCCTTGTAGGAGTACTAGTCGGTTTACCAGTAATAATTCAATTTGCTCAAATTGGCTTAGTACTGAAATTCCCGAGTGCGCTACTTGCAACGGGGTTAATCATAATGGGTATGCTGTTCTTCGTTTGCGGATTAATCCTTGATACGATAGCTCATAGAAGCAGGCAAAGCTACTTCTTAGAACTTGTTAAATACCGTGAAAGAAATCCTTTGAACTAA
- a CDS encoding DUF6020 family protein — protein sequence MLNKKRVIAGVLLLLLSLLTIGYYSETFKLTLSWLLFTVVLMVLYFRQERNFQFQWTTLIISLVISLFWMASSFNGGPYGGNFVFNSIILVGTFLVITIFVLLLLLEMRTEYKVRQERKIKWPFFVLFTSIPFAVWMISFLAYYPAKMTFDSYYQWGMAHGIRQYSQWHPLLHTLWIETTSAIYNSPSSYIFSQIIVVSLIVGFAIYTLVKMGAHIWIGVCISIGYAIYPAAMFYSATAWKDFPFAAFILLFTVLILKIVQSNGMWLKNWWHLIAFVLVAFVCINLRNNGMMIICVSLLCLLIFMKNYRLIITGVLVGTLGLNFLFGLVMTNGLHAQPNPLNQALAIPSQQIGATFYNNGNFTPELKEYFTSILPEENWKKDYNPYTVDPIKHDIKYNSSVIEDDFGLYIKNWFKLLTANFGTYVGAYLDQTAVIWQFYSPEDYKVFFDTSANIQDTRYDVRAFARFFPDGLSEEEVNKLGYEVYQTEYKNATGKDAVSYSEYKKRIDDSTNPLISISKAPSLKKITDSIYAKTTNEWQNYLLKGAIPLVLLIIAIAAVCFQHPKKKLLIFVPVVMALITIAIAMPATDFRYSYSFIFTVPIVFFATKLKNYKGNQF from the coding sequence TTGTTAAATAAAAAAAGAGTTATAGCTGGAGTATTACTACTATTGCTAAGTTTACTTACTATTGGCTATTACTCAGAAACCTTTAAACTAACTTTAAGCTGGTTGTTATTTACAGTAGTTTTAATGGTCCTTTATTTTAGACAAGAGAGGAACTTTCAATTTCAATGGACAACATTGATAATATCACTGGTAATTAGTTTGTTTTGGATGGCTTCATCATTCAATGGTGGACCATATGGCGGGAATTTTGTTTTTAATAGTATTATTTTAGTAGGCACTTTTCTTGTAATCACTATCTTTGTCTTACTTTTACTACTTGAAATGCGAACGGAATATAAAGTGAGACAAGAACGCAAAATAAAATGGCCATTTTTTGTCCTGTTTACAAGTATCCCCTTCGCAGTCTGGATGATTTCATTTCTAGCTTATTATCCAGCAAAAATGACTTTCGATTCCTATTATCAATGGGGAATGGCTCATGGTATTCGCCAATATAGTCAGTGGCATCCACTTCTGCACACTTTGTGGATAGAAACAACAAGCGCGATTTACAACTCGCCTTCTAGCTATATTTTTTCTCAAATAATTGTTGTTTCATTAATCGTTGGCTTTGCTATTTATACGCTTGTAAAAATGGGAGCGCATATTTGGATTGGTGTTTGTATTTCCATCGGCTATGCCATATACCCAGCAGCAATGTTTTATTCTGCAACGGCTTGGAAAGATTTTCCATTTGCAGCCTTTATATTACTTTTCACCGTTTTAATTTTAAAAATAGTACAATCTAATGGAATGTGGCTGAAAAATTGGTGGCACCTTATCGCTTTTGTTTTAGTAGCTTTTGTTTGTATAAATCTACGAAACAATGGAATGATGATTATTTGCGTGTCGCTTCTGTGCTTACTTATTTTCATGAAAAATTATCGTCTTATTATAACTGGTGTCCTTGTTGGAACTTTGGGACTGAATTTTTTATTTGGTCTGGTTATGACAAACGGGCTTCATGCACAACCTAATCCATTAAACCAAGCGCTCGCAATTCCTTCCCAACAAATTGGGGCTACTTTTTATAATAATGGAAACTTTACTCCTGAATTAAAAGAGTATTTCACTTCCATATTACCTGAAGAGAATTGGAAAAAAGATTACAATCCTTATACTGTAGATCCGATTAAGCATGATATCAAGTACAATTCATCCGTCATTGAAGATGATTTCGGGCTATATATTAAAAATTGGTTCAAACTCTTAACGGCTAATTTCGGTACTTATGTAGGAGCTTATTTAGATCAAACTGCGGTCATTTGGCAATTTTATTCTCCGGAAGATTATAAAGTGTTCTTTGATACTTCAGCGAATATTCAAGATACAAGATATGATGTAAGAGCATTCGCCCGCTTCTTCCCAGACGGTTTATCGGAAGAAGAGGTAAATAAATTAGGATATGAAGTCTATCAAACAGAATACAAAAATGCAACCGGAAAAGATGCAGTTAGCTACAGCGAATATAAGAAACGGATTGACGATTCTACTAATCCACTTATTTCAATATCTAAAGCTCCAAGTCTGAAGAAAATAACAGATAGCATTTATGCAAAAACAACAAATGAGTGGCAGAATTATTTATTAAAAGGGGCCATTCCATTAGTCTTGCTTATAATAGCAATTGCTGCAGTTTGTTTCCAACATCCTAAAAAGAAACTACTTATTTTTGTACCGGTAGTAATGGCACTTATTACTATAGCAATTGCAATGCCAGCAACAGACTTTAGATATTCTTATAGCTTTATATTCACCGTACCTATTGTCTTTTTTGCAACTAAATTAAAAAATTACAAAGGAAATCAATTTTAA
- a CDS encoding ABC transporter ATP-binding protein, whose protein sequence is MKEFKQISRFFWHYLRGYKPQLFVILIAVVFATYLQVKAPQYIGNAVQELGNYVVRLLQTGVDDKSDFIHIIWMLILCYVLLAAATFIQSIIMTGVAGKSTNRMRIGLFRKMEKLSIRFFDSRNDGEMLSRFTSDLDNISNTLNQALIQVLSNIALMIGVIIMMFQQNVELAFVTLISAPFAIIIATIIIRKARKFVDVQQDELGVLNGYIDEKISGQKIIITNGLEEETIDGFVKQNNIVKNATYKGQVYSGLLFPMMQGISLLNTAIVIFFGGWLALNGDLERTAALGLIVMFVQYSQQFYMPLTQISSQYSLLQLAITGARRVSEVFAEEEEVERENLQTIDGINKGVKLDHVDFAYDPSKPVLKDVSIDVSKGKMVALVGPTGSGKTTVMNLLNRFYNVDGGAILFDDIDIRDIRLDSLRKQVGIVLQDSVLFTGTIRDNIVFGKPEASDDEVINAAKQANIHDFIMNLEKGYDTEISDENNIFSVGQKQLMSIARTIITNPSLLILDEATSNVDTVTESRIQKAMDNVISGRTSFVIAHRLKTILDADHIVVLHQGEVIEQGNHDELMKANGFYSELYHNQFVIE, encoded by the coding sequence ATGAAAGAGTTTAAACAAATTAGCCGCTTTTTCTGGCACTATCTGCGGGGGTATAAGCCTCAACTTTTTGTCATTTTAATTGCCGTAGTTTTTGCGACATACCTTCAAGTAAAAGCACCACAATATATTGGTAACGCCGTTCAAGAACTTGGTAATTACGTGGTTCGTTTACTACAAACGGGTGTTGATGACAAGAGCGACTTCATCCATATCATTTGGATGCTGATTCTCTGCTACGTACTGCTCGCTGCTGCGACTTTTATCCAAAGTATCATTATGACAGGGGTAGCTGGTAAATCGACGAATAGAATGCGTATAGGGCTTTTCCGCAAGATGGAAAAACTATCGATCCGCTTCTTCGATAGCCGCAATGATGGCGAAATGCTTAGCCGTTTCACTAGTGACTTGGATAACATTTCCAACACACTAAACCAAGCCCTGATTCAAGTACTATCAAACATCGCGCTAATGATTGGTGTTATTATCATGATGTTCCAACAAAACGTGGAACTAGCCTTCGTTACTCTAATATCTGCTCCATTTGCGATAATTATTGCGACTATTATCATCCGAAAAGCACGTAAATTCGTTGATGTTCAACAAGATGAACTAGGCGTACTAAACGGCTACATTGATGAAAAAATTTCTGGTCAAAAAATCATTATCACAAACGGTTTAGAAGAAGAAACAATCGACGGCTTTGTTAAACAAAATAATATCGTTAAAAATGCCACTTACAAAGGGCAAGTTTACTCCGGTTTACTTTTCCCAATGATGCAAGGTATTTCCCTATTAAATACAGCTATCGTTATCTTCTTCGGTGGATGGTTAGCTCTAAACGGGGACCTTGAACGCACAGCCGCTCTTGGTTTAATCGTTATGTTCGTTCAATATTCACAACAATTCTACATGCCTCTAACGCAAATTTCATCCCAGTACAGCTTGCTACAATTAGCAATCACTGGTGCTCGCCGTGTTAGCGAAGTATTTGCAGAGGAAGAAGAAGTGGAACGCGAGAACCTACAAACAATTGATGGTATTAATAAAGGTGTCAAACTCGATCATGTTGATTTCGCTTATGACCCTTCAAAACCAGTTCTAAAAGACGTTTCAATTGATGTAAGTAAAGGTAAAATGGTTGCTCTTGTCGGACCAACTGGCTCTGGTAAAACAACTGTTATGAACTTGCTTAATCGCTTCTATAATGTCGATGGTGGCGCGATTCTCTTTGATGATATCGACATCCGCGACATTCGCCTTGATTCGCTTCGTAAACAAGTCGGTATCGTGCTACAAGATTCCGTGTTATTCACAGGAACCATCCGCGATAACATTGTTTTCGGTAAGCCCGAAGCAAGCGACGACGAAGTAATCAATGCAGCAAAACAAGCTAACATCCACGATTTCATTATGAACCTAGAAAAAGGTTACGATACAGAAATCAGTGATGAAAATAATATTTTCAGTGTTGGTCAAAAGCAGCTTATGAGTATTGCTAGAACTATTATTACGAACCCGTCTCTTCTAATTCTAGATGAAGCAACAAGTAATGTAGACACAGTAACCGAAAGCCGCATCCAAAAAGCAATGGACAACGTAATCTCCGGCCGAACTAGCTTCGTCATTGCCCACCGTTTAAAAACCATCCTCGATGCCGACCATATCGTCGTGCTACATCAAGGTGAAGTGATTGAACAGGGTAATCATGATGAGTTGATGAAGGCTAATGGGTTTTATTCTGAGCTTTATCATAATCAGTTTGTTATTGAGTAA
- a CDS encoding ABC transporter ATP-binding protein gives MKVLFHHLKRYKLQATLSTLFVVVMVISQLWQPKLLQQVLDAIMKDNMDEISSIGALLIGIAAVGLIAGILNTILSAKVAQGVGADIRESSFRKIQTFSFSNIEKLSTGNLVVRQTNDITQVQNLVMLSLQSLTRIPIMFIGAFILAMFTLPELWWVIIVLVVLVVLIVVFTFGSMGKHFAIIQTLIDRVNSIAKENLAGMRVVKSFVQEDNEIGRFTTVSDKLTRHTIIVGTLFSVMIPAFMLVSNLAVVVSIFFVGDMAAENPEVIGAIASFMNYLMQIMMAIIIGGMLMMMASRALISLKRITEVLETEPDITYNENAPEQDLEGTVEFRNVSFKYDGDDTPALEDISFKASVGEMVGIVGATGSGKSTLAQLIPRLYDPTEGEVIIGGTNLKDINKKTLRSTVSFVLQRAILFSGTIADNLRHGKKDATAEEMEHASKIAQAKEFIDKQAKLYEAPVSERGNNFSGGQKQRLSITRGVIGSPKVLILDDSTSALDAKSEKLVKEALNKELDETTTFIIAQKISSVIQADKILVLDQGKLVGVGCHKELLKENAIYREIYDTQKGKEVTA, from the coding sequence ATGAAAGTATTGTTTCACCATCTCAAAAGATACAAACTACAAGCGACACTATCTACACTGTTTGTAGTAGTCATGGTTATCTCACAACTATGGCAACCAAAATTACTTCAGCAAGTCCTAGACGCCATCATGAAAGACAATATGGATGAAATCTCTTCCATAGGCGCACTTTTAATCGGTATTGCCGCTGTCGGCCTTATCGCTGGGATTCTAAACACGATTCTTTCTGCCAAAGTCGCTCAAGGCGTTGGTGCGGATATTCGTGAATCTAGTTTCCGTAAAATCCAAACATTTTCATTCAGCAACATCGAAAAACTTTCGACAGGTAATCTAGTTGTTCGTCAAACAAACGATATTACCCAAGTACAAAACTTAGTGATGCTTTCACTACAATCGCTAACGAGAATTCCGATTATGTTTATCGGGGCTTTTATCCTAGCGATGTTTACCTTGCCGGAATTATGGTGGGTAATTATTGTACTCGTTGTTCTCGTTGTACTGATTGTTGTATTCACGTTCGGCTCAATGGGTAAACACTTTGCAATTATCCAAACGTTAATTGACCGCGTGAATTCTATCGCAAAAGAAAATCTTGCCGGAATGCGCGTAGTTAAATCTTTCGTGCAAGAAGACAATGAAATCGGTCGTTTTACAACGGTTAGTGACAAATTAACTCGTCACACGATTATTGTTGGTACACTTTTCTCTGTGATGATTCCTGCATTTATGCTCGTTTCTAACTTAGCAGTTGTTGTTTCCATTTTCTTCGTAGGCGACATGGCTGCTGAAAACCCTGAAGTTATTGGGGCTATCGCATCATTCATGAACTACTTAATGCAAATTATGATGGCAATTATTATCGGTGGTATGCTGATGATGATGGCTTCTCGTGCGCTTATTTCCTTGAAACGTATTACCGAAGTTCTAGAAACAGAACCCGATATTACATACAACGAAAATGCGCCAGAACAAGACTTAGAAGGTACAGTTGAATTCCGTAACGTTAGTTTCAAATACGACGGTGACGATACGCCTGCGCTTGAAGATATTTCATTCAAAGCAAGTGTCGGTGAAATGGTCGGTATTGTTGGTGCGACAGGTTCTGGTAAATCCACTCTTGCCCAATTGATTCCTCGACTATACGATCCAACTGAAGGTGAAGTTATTATCGGCGGAACTAACCTAAAAGATATTAACAAGAAAACCCTTCGTAGCACTGTTTCCTTCGTGCTTCAACGCGCGATTTTATTCTCCGGAACGATTGCAGACAATTTACGTCATGGTAAAAAAGATGCAACTGCCGAAGAAATGGAACACGCAAGTAAAATTGCACAAGCGAAAGAGTTTATCGATAAACAAGCCAAACTTTATGAAGCGCCTGTTTCTGAGCGTGGAAATAATTTCTCTGGTGGACAAAAACAACGTCTATCAATCACACGTGGAGTTATCGGTTCGCCGAAAGTTCTCATTCTCGATGACAGCACAAGTGCACTTGATGCAAAATCCGAGAAATTAGTAAAAGAAGCACTAAATAAAGAACTGGACGAAACTACTACTTTCATCATTGCACAAAAAATCTCTTCTGTTATTCAAGCAGATAAAATTCTCGTGCTAGATCAAGGTAAACTAGTTGGCGTTGGTTGCCATAAAGAACTTCTGAAAGAAAATGCAATCTACCGTGAAATTTACGACACTCAAAAAGGCAAGGAGGTAACCGCATAA
- the pabB gene encoding aminodeoxychorismate synthase component I, which produces MSLLRFDFEGETKIFEKPLHELVARDLSEVLPVMKAAEAAQKSGKYVAGFVSYEAAPAFRSNLKTNNPIENTPLVWFGVYDNFTETIAESSNSAPLSFKMDTNYPEYAAKMAKIKAEIAAGNTYQINYTVRLQSDVPSDFSAQATYETLQQVGKANYTALLSTNEFQIISASPELFFKWKENVLTTRPMKGTIRRGSTKQTDLEAHDWLKNDPKNRAENVMIVDLLRNDLGMIAVPGSVKVPELMTLEPYPTVWQMTSTVTAETVPDTDLTAVFKALFPCGSITGAPKARTMEIISELEDSPRGVYCGAIGFLEPNGNAIFNVPIRTIAIADNKATYGVGGGIVWDSDAESEFSEIHAKSAILEKASKFSLIECLRLENGELARTEFHLKRLQTSAEFFGYSFNREEMRELWNKTARKNATGTFKMRFLLHPDGTHHLELAEISKENASITAQLAERPVSTNDLFLYHKTTHRKVYENLKSTKTAETLLWNEREELTEFINGNIVLGINGCFFTPPATSGLLPGTMRAELLANNKITEKTLVKKDLFDADFVWLINSVRGFVEVEIEQ; this is translated from the coding sequence ATGAGCTTATTACGATTTGATTTTGAAGGCGAAACAAAGATCTTTGAAAAGCCGTTACACGAACTTGTTGCGCGCGATTTATCAGAAGTACTTCCTGTGATGAAAGCTGCTGAGGCCGCCCAAAAATCCGGAAAATATGTCGCTGGTTTTGTAAGTTATGAAGCCGCTCCTGCTTTTCGAAGCAATTTAAAAACCAATAATCCGATTGAAAACACGCCACTCGTCTGGTTTGGCGTATACGATAATTTTACCGAAACGATTGCGGAAAGCTCAAATTCCGCACCACTTTCTTTTAAAATGGATACAAACTACCCGGAATATGCAGCAAAAATGGCAAAAATCAAAGCTGAAATCGCGGCCGGAAACACGTATCAAATCAACTACACCGTGCGGCTTCAAAGCGACGTACCAAGCGACTTTTCCGCGCAAGCAACCTATGAAACTTTACAGCAAGTAGGAAAAGCAAATTACACAGCACTACTTTCAACGAATGAATTTCAAATTATCTCCGCTTCACCCGAACTCTTTTTTAAATGGAAGGAAAATGTCTTGACGACGCGGCCGATGAAAGGAACTATTCGCCGTGGAAGTACGAAGCAAACCGACTTAGAAGCACATGATTGGTTGAAAAACGATCCGAAAAATCGGGCGGAAAATGTGATGATTGTCGATTTGCTCCGAAATGACCTCGGGATGATTGCAGTTCCCGGGAGTGTGAAAGTACCGGAATTAATGACTTTAGAGCCATATCCAACTGTTTGGCAAATGACTTCTACCGTTACTGCAGAAACCGTTCCTGACACAGATTTAACAGCTGTCTTCAAAGCGCTCTTCCCATGCGGTTCGATAACCGGCGCCCCGAAAGCGCGAACGATGGAGATTATTTCAGAGCTAGAAGATTCCCCGCGCGGCGTTTACTGCGGAGCGATTGGATTTCTGGAACCAAACGGAAATGCCATTTTCAACGTACCGATTCGTACTATTGCTATTGCGGATAATAAAGCAACTTACGGCGTTGGCGGCGGCATCGTTTGGGATTCTGATGCCGAAAGCGAATTTTCCGAAATCCACGCGAAATCAGCCATTTTGGAAAAAGCGAGCAAGTTTTCTTTAATTGAATGTTTGCGTTTGGAGAACGGCGAACTCGCCCGAACCGAATTTCATTTAAAACGACTTCAAACGAGTGCTGAGTTTTTTGGCTACTCCTTTAACAGGGAAGAAATGAGGGAATTATGGAACAAAACCGCGCGAAAAAATGCGACTGGCACTTTCAAAATGCGTTTTTTACTGCATCCAGATGGCACGCATCATTTAGAACTCGCGGAAATCAGCAAGGAAAACGCATCAATAACGGCGCAACTTGCCGAACGCCCTGTCTCTACCAACGACCTATTTCTTTACCATAAAACCACTCATCGCAAGGTTTACGAAAACTTAAAGAGTACTAAAACAGCGGAAACCCTACTTTGGAATGAACGCGAGGAACTGACAGAATTTATTAACGGGAATATAGTTCTAGGTATAAATGGCTGTTTTTTCACCCCGCCAGCAACTTCTGGGCTGCTTCCCGGCACAATGCGCGCCGAACTTTTAGCAAATAACAAGATTACTGAAAAAACGCTAGTAAAAAAAGACCTTTTTGACGCAGACTTTGTGTGGTTAATTAATAGCGTAAGAGGTTTTGTAGAAGTCGAAATCGAACAATAA
- a CDS encoding anthranilate synthase component II, whose product MILLIDHNDSFTYNLYQYFLELQEDVRVVSASDFTLETFRQLTPEMVVLSPGPGSPEDFPVSLALLDEIHVPILGICLGHQMIGHFFGAKVVRAEVPVHGKTSIISHNGKGLFAGLDPKFQVARYHSLVIEPDSVPADLQVTAMTEDGVLMGFAHITKPIHSVQFHPEAILSENGHAILENFVRLGRHAK is encoded by the coding sequence GTGATTTTATTAATCGACCATAATGATTCATTTACATATAATTTGTACCAATATTTTTTAGAGCTGCAGGAAGATGTGCGGGTTGTTTCGGCTTCTGATTTTACGCTGGAAACCTTTCGTCAACTCACTCCAGAAATGGTTGTCCTTTCGCCCGGACCTGGTTCGCCGGAGGATTTCCCGGTAAGTTTGGCGCTACTCGATGAAATTCACGTTCCCATTCTTGGGATTTGCCTCGGCCATCAAATGATTGGTCATTTTTTTGGAGCAAAAGTGGTTCGCGCAGAAGTCCCCGTTCACGGAAAAACCAGCATCATTTCGCATAACGGTAAAGGCTTGTTCGCTGGGCTTGATCCTAAATTCCAAGTCGCTCGCTATCATTCCCTCGTTATCGAACCCGACTCTGTCCCAGCTGATTTGCAAGTAACCGCCATGACGGAAGATGGCGTTTTAATGGGCTTTGCGCACATAACCAAACCCATTCACAGCGTTCAATTTCACCCAGAAGCAATCCTTTCTGAAAATGGCCACGCGATACTAGAAAACTTTGTACGACTAGGGAGGCATGCCAAATGA
- a CDS encoding pyridoxamine 5'-phosphate oxidase family protein has protein sequence MKNELEDKILAILDKHQVGVLTSVQEDFPHARYMTFLHDGLTLYTPSGKELPKTEEVRRNPRVCVLLGYDGPGSAFLEINGLASLEEDESVKERVWENISKEWFQGEDSPSFVVIKIVPEQIRILNSDDDGPDTLDLIG, from the coding sequence ATGAAAAATGAACTAGAAGATAAAATTCTTGCCATTTTGGACAAGCATCAAGTGGGCGTATTAACATCTGTCCAAGAGGATTTTCCGCATGCTCGGTATATGACATTTCTTCATGATGGCTTGACGCTTTATACGCCATCTGGAAAAGAATTGCCGAAAACTGAAGAAGTCCGCAGAAATCCGCGTGTTTGCGTTTTACTTGGCTACGATGGCCCGGGTTCCGCGTTTTTAGAAATTAATGGTTTGGCTTCACTTGAAGAGGATGAATCGGTCAAAGAACGCGTTTGGGAAAATATCTCGAAAGAATGGTTCCAAGGCGAAGATTCACCGTCTTTTGTCGTTATAAAAATTGTTCCAGAGCAGATTAGAATACTGAATTCAGATGATGACGGTCCGGACACGCTCGATTTAATTGGTTAA